The segment AAAGTGTTTTTTAACCTCTTTTTATATTTCATCCCCTTGATTTTTTATATTTTTGTTCTCTATTTTTAAATCATGGAAAAGCTTATTTCATATCCAATTTCAGTCGTATACTATCTTTGTTTTGGATTGTGCCTGGTTATTTTTCATCCTATTCAATGGATTTGTTTGAATGTTTTTGGCTATCAGGCGCATAAAAAAAGTGTAGATTGTTTGAACTTTTTTTTGACCAAATGCACCAACATTTTAGGGACAAGATATACTTTTGAAAACAGAGATACTATTCCAAAAGATGTCCCAATTATATTTGTTTCCAACCATCAGAGCCTGTATGATATCGTTGGAATTATTTGGTATTTGCGACGTTTTCACGCCAAGTTTGTCAGTAAAAAAGAATTAGGGAAAGGCATTCCGAGTGTTTCTTATAATCTTCGTCATGGCGGTTCTATTCTTATTGACAGAAAAGATCCAAAGCAAGCCATTCCGCTGATAAAAGAAATGTCAGAATACATTGAAAAATATAAACGCTCTGCTGTCATTTTTCCGGAAGGAACCAGAAGTAAAAACGGAAAACCTAAAGAATTTGCCCAAAGTGGCTTAAAAATCTTATGTAAATACGCGCCTTCTGCATATGTTGTGCCAATAACTATAAATAATTCGTGGAAAATGGTTAAATTTGGAGCTTTCCCAATGGGTTTGGGAAATCATTTGCAATTTATAATTCACGAAGCCATTGCTGTAAAAGACTTTCCTTTTGATGTATTGATGGAGAAAACAGAAAAAGCAGTAATACAATCTATTAAAAACTAAACAATGTCAACACATAATATTCGTCTGGAAGTAATGCAATTTCTGGAAAATAAAGTAGAAGGATTCATGGACGAGTTCTTGATTCCAATCGAAAAAATTTGGCAGCCATCAGATTTTTTACCTAATTCTGAAGATGAAAATTTCTTTGAAGAGGTAAAAGAGTTACGTGAAATAGCGAAAGACTTACCCTATGATTTTTGGGTGACACTTGTTGGTGATACCATTACCGAAGAAGCTTTGCCAACCTACGAATCCTGGTTGATGGATGTTGACGGTGTTGGTCAGGTTGAAAATAATCCTTGGAGTAAATGGGTTCGTCAATGGACAGGTGAAGAAAACCGTCATGGTGATTTGTTGAACAAATACTTGTACTTATCAGGTCGTGTAAATATGCGCGAAGTTGAAATCACAACACAACATTTAATTGCTGATGGATTCGATATCGGAACTGGACGCGATCCATATAAGAACTTTGTTTATACTAGTTTTCAGGAATTAGCAACTTACATTTCACACAATAGAGTTTCACAAATAGCAAAACAATACGGCGATAAGAAATTATCAAAAATATGTAAAATGATTGCCGGTGACGAAATGCGTCATCATCATGCTTACAGCGAATTTGTAACTCAGATTTTTAAAGTTGATCCAAGCGAAATGTTATTGGCATTCAACTATATGATGAAGCAAAAAATTGTTATGCCAGCTCAATTCTTAAGAGAATCAGGCGAGAAAATAAGTTCTGCTTTTTTAAATTTTTCAGATTCAGCTCAACGAATAGGTGTTTACACCGCTTCAGATTATGTTGATATTATGCAAAAGCTAATCGAAAAATGGGAAATAGATAAGCTTTCCGGCTTGACAGATGAAGCCGAAAAAGCCAGAGATTATCTAATGAAATTACCAGCCAGAATGGCAAAAGTTTCCGAAAGATTAGTGATTCCGGCTGAATCTACCATTTTTAAATGGGTTGAACCGGCAATGATAAAATAATAGAAAACAGCCCTTCGACTGCGCTCAGGGTGACAAGAGAGAAAAGAAAATAGAGAATAGATGTTGTCTTGTTGTATTTCAAGGCAACATTTTTTAATTAAAATAATGGATTCAGCTCAATTAATAAATACTACCATTGCGTTTGTAAAAGAAAAATTGGAAAATGCCGAAGGCGGACACGATTGGTTTCACATTGAACGCGTTTACAAAAATTCACTTTTAATTGCCCAGGAAGAAGATTGCGATATAACCGTTGTCAAACTAGGTGCGCTGCTTCACGATATTGCCGACAGTAAATTCCACGATGGTGATGAAACCGTTGGTCCAAGAACCGCCCGGGCTTTTCTGGAAGCTGAAAATGTTTCCGAAGAAACAATCGTTCATGTCATCAACATTATTGAAAATATTTCGTTTAAAGGCGGAAATTTTGGGCAGCAGTTTAACTCAAAAGAATTGCAGATTGTTCAGGATGCCGATAGATTAGATGCCATTGGTGCCATCGGAATTGCAAGATGTTTCAATTATGGAGGCTTTAAAAACAGAGCGTTATACAATCCGGCAATTGCACCAAAATTCAATATGAGCAAGGAAGAATACAAAGCTTCCGAATCGCCAACATTGAATCATTTCTATGAAAAACTACTTTTGTTAAAAGACAAGATGAATACGCCGACAGGTAAAAAAATAGCTGAAGCACGTCACAAATACATGGAAAATTTCCTTTCGCAGTTTTATGCCGAATGGGAAGGGGAGAAATAACAAGGAGAACATTTAGTTCTCCTTTTTTGTTTATTTCCCTTTAAACTCAGCTTTTCTCTTTTCCAAAAATGCAGTTGTTCCTTCCTTAAAATCTTCGGTGCCAAAACATTTACCAAAGTTTCTGATTTCGGTTTCATAACCATTTATACCTTCTTTGAAGTTGGCATTGACACATTTTATGGCTCTACCGATGGCGAAAGGAGAATTTCTCATAATTCGGGTTGCGATGCCTTTTGTAAAATCTAAAAGTTCAGCCTGTGGCACAACATGGTTGACTAAACCGGCACGAAAAGCATCTTCAGCAGAAACCATTCCTGCAGTCATTATCATTTCCATTGCACGTCCTTTACCGATTAATTGTGGCAAACGTTGCGTTCCGCCATAACCCGGAATTACGCCAAGAGAAACTTCCGGCAAACCCATTTTGGCATTATCGGAAGCAATTCTGAAATGACATGCCATCGCTAATTCTAGTCCACCACCAAGTGCAAAACCATTAACGGCAGCAATGGTTGGTTTTTTTAAATTCTCAACAAAATCAAAAAGCAATTCTTGACCCTGAGCGGCTAATTGCGCACCTTCTTCAATAGAAAAGTTAGCAAATTCTGAAATATCAGCACCAGCTACAAAAGCCTTTTCACCTTCTCCGGTAATGATTATAACTCTGACATCAGTATTGCTTTCCAGACTTTCGAAAGCATCGTGCAATTCCTGAATTGTCGCTACATTGAGCGCATTTAATTTTGACGGGCGATTGATGGTGATTTGTCCAATGCCGTTTTCTACCGCAACGAGTATGTTTTCGAAGTTCATGGTTATGATGTTTTATTTAACAATAGGCAGCGAAACAAAAAACGTTGTTCCTTTACCGAGTTCTGTTTCAAAAGTAATAGTTCCTTTGTAATTTTCTATAATGTTTTTTATAATTCCTAAACCTAAACCCATTCCGCTGGTTTTTGTGGTAAATTTAGGTTCAAAAACATGATCAATATTTTCAGAATCTATACCAATTCCATTGTCTTCAACAGTGATGATAACATCGTTTTCCACTTCGTTAACCGAAACCAAAACTTTCTTTTCTTCCTGTTCATCCGGAATGGATTGAATGGCGTTTTTAACCAAATTGGTGATAATCCGAATCAATTGTGTTCTGTCCAATTTCGAAATCACATATTCTTTATTGCTTTTAAAAACAATAAAATCTTCATTGAAAATATCCAAAGCCAATTCCACAACCTGAACCACATTTAGCGTTTCATTTTGTTGCGCCGGCATCGAAGCAAAGTTTGAAAACGCAGAAGCCACAGCACTCATCGTATCAATCTGCTGAATTAAAGTCTTGGAATAATCGTTGAGTTTTTGTTTTAATTCGGGATCATTGGCATCAAATTTTCGCTGGAAACTTTGTACTGTCAAACGCATTGGCGTCAACGGATTTTTGATTTCGTGTGCTACTTGTTTTGCCATTTCGCGCCAAGCCTGTTCCCGTTCGCTTTGGGCAAGCATCGTGGCACTATCTTCCAGTTTGTCCACCATTTGATTATAGGCGTTTATCAATGAATTGATTTCTCTGCTGTTAGCTTCAATAACGATTTTCTCGTTCTTTTGGTTCAGGCTTGTTTCATTTATTTTATCCGAAATAGTCTTTAACGATTTGGTAATATAACTCGCAAGGAAATACGCCAAAGCAAATGCGATAATTAACATAAAGGAATAAACCTGGCTCAAACGCAGTAGAAATTGCTGTAATTCCGTTTCATAAAAACCATCATCTTCTACATAAGGAATGTTTAAAATGCCCAACGGTTTAAACTTGTCATCTTTGATTTGGCTATACGAAGATCGGTTTTTGACACCGTTGACACTTTTGATATCAACGTATCTTTTTTCTACAGAAGACTGAACCAATTTCAGAACATAATTCGGAATTGGCGGCGCTACTTTGTCAACAGAAAAGGAAGCTTTGGATGATTTTAATAACATCCCGTTCAGGCCATAAATATTGATTTCAAGGTTGTGGATGTCTGCTAATTCGTGAATTTTATCCTTAAAAATTAAAGGAAGATTTTTTTCCGTAAGCGGATAAGTGGTATTAGCCAGCACATAATTGATATGCTCTTTTATAGCGAATTCTTTTTGGTCTAAACGTTTCTGATGGTAATCTTTGGCTTCATTTTTAAACTGAATAATCGAGATGGAAGCCATCAAAATGGAAGCAATTAATATCAATATAATCATCGATAGGAAAATCCTAATTCGAAGTGAAAGCATTGACATTTTTAAGCCGTTGAGCATTTTAAGATTTGTTTTTCTCGCGAATACGTTTGTAAAATTTAAACCCAAGCATTATCAAAACTGAAAATAAAACGATTCCGATGACGCCATAAATCCAGTTGAAAGCATTTTTTAAAATTACTAAAAAAACAACGGCAAACAGAATAATCGTTGCGCCTTCATTCCACAATCGCATGAAATTGGAGCTGTGTTTAAATATATCGTTTTGTAACTCTTTATAAATAAGATGACATTTTATCTGGTAGGCAATTAGTAAAACTACAAATACCAATTTGATCTGCATCCATGGCATTTGCAACCAAACCGGCATTATCAATAACAACCAAATGGCAAAAAACACTGCCAAAAAAGCACTTGGCCAGGTGATGATGTACCACAAACGATACGCCATTATTTTGTATTGTTTTTGCAGAATTTCTTTCTCGGGCGAAGGTTTGTCGTTGGCTTCAATTTGGTAAACAAACAACCGAACGATGTAAAACAAACCCGCAAACCAAGTGATGACAAAGATGAGGTGAAGCGATTTTATGTAGTTGTAGAGTTCCATATTAATCTAAATTACTTTTGTTTGGAAAACAATCTAAAGCGAATTTAGTAATTCTCTTTTTCAAATCTTTATTACTGTTTTTAACCATAGTTGATATCAATTGTTTTCTGATTGCTTCCGGGTTTTTATAATCATCAGTATCATAAAATCCGCTATACTGTATGGATTCCGTCCAAAAATTATATTTTTCATTGGACTTATCGATTTCCATATACTCAAAAAACTCTTCGGGGAATTTCTCAGCATATTCTCTTGCCGGAACTCCTGTGTATTCGCCAAGAGCACCATCGGCAATTAAAATGGTCTTATTCAAAATCCATCGGTAAAATGGCCTCAAATCATTGTCTTCCGAAACAGCTAAAGAAAGTAGCGTGTCTGTTCGTTCTTCATCGGTAGGACGATATTTTCCATAATAGAAATCAATTGCAAGCTGATGACATTTTTTATTTTTCACATAAAAGCGGACAGGTTTTCCATTGATTGAATCAACATCAATATCATGGGTTAAATTAAATCCAGCCTGCCAATCAGAGTTTTGTTTATCAACCGAAACGGTTTCATGCGTACCCGTTTCCGTATTATCAGAAGTTGACTTTTTTGTACATGAAAAAAACAAAACAGCAATCAAAAACAAACTACCTATTTTCATAAAAGTTATTTATTCCATTCTTTTATCCAATTGGCCACAACACCACACCATTCGTCTTCATCATTCATACATGGAACGGCAAAAAATTCTTCGCCGCCGTGGGATTTAAATTCTTCGTTGGCACGCATGGCAATTTCTTCCAAGGTTTCCAAACAATCAGCAACGAAAGCCGGAGTTACAACGGCCAATTTCTTAATTCCTTTTTCGGGCATTTTGTTTATTTCAACATCAGTATAAGGCGTTAACCATTTGTCTCCTGCTAAGCGCGATTGAAAAGTTTGGCTGTATTTTCCTTCCGGAATTCCCAATAATTCCACTACTTGTCTTGTTGTTTCATAACATTGGTGGCGATAACAAAATTCATGAGCAGGCGAATCTGTTACACAGCATTTTCCATCAATAGTGCAATGCGATTTCGTCACATCAGTTTTACGGATATGTCTTTTTGGAATTCCGTGATACGAAAACAATAAATGATCGTATTCAAAGTTGCTCAAATGCTTTTTGATAGAATTGGCCAAAGCCTGAATAAAATCGGGTTTGTTATAAAATGCCGGAACTTTGGTGATGGTCATTTCCGGGAAATGCGATTTTTGTAATTCATCGGCTAAAGCCCAAATGGTAGTAGTTGATGCCATTGCATACTGCGGATATAAAGCCAACAACATTACTTCGGTAACGCCTTTGTCTTTCAGTTCCTGCAATCCCTTTTGAATGGTCATCGTGCCGTAACGCATGGCTAAAGCCACTGGAACATCAACCAATTTTTCAACTTTTTGATGCATTTTTTTTGAAAACACAATCAGTGGCGAACCTTCCGGTGTCCATATTTGGCTATACGCATGAGCGGAATTTTTAGGACGCGTTTGCAGAATAATTCCTCTGACTAATAAAGCGCGCAATAAATACGGAACATCTATTACGTATTTATCCATCAAAAATTCATCTAAATAAGGCTTTACGTCTTTTGGTGTTGGGCTTTCGGGTGAACCTAGGTTTACTAATAATACTCCTTTCATTTGGCAATTTTATATAAAATAATACTCTTTTTGTGTTATGCGTTTTGGTTTAATGACATCAAATATTTCTTTGGTGTTGTGGCAAACTTTTTCTTGAAAGCCGCAATAAAATGGCTTCCGGTGCTGTAACCAATTTTTAGCCCAACTTCATTTACGTTATAAGAACCGGAATCCAATAATTGTCGGGCATAATCCATTTTATGATCGAATAAATAACCATAAACCGTATCGCCATAAATCTGTTTGAAACCCATTTTTAGTTTTTTCAGACTCAAACCAACTTTATCTGCCAGTTCTTCCAAACCTGGAGGTTCGGCCATATTGGTGATGATAATTTCTTTTGCTTTTCTGATTTTTAAAACGTTTTCTTCATCAACTAAAAACGGACATTGTTCTGCATTTGGATCTTCAGAACGATTGAAATACAAGCTCAATAATTCGTATCCTTTTCCTTTGTAATACAGGTTTTTAATCTGTGGATTTAAGTTGTAATGAAAGAGTTGGCTAAGAACAATTGCCATTGACGGACTTATATCGTTCTCTTTATAATATTTCCGGTCTTTATTTTCTTCGCTCAAAAACGGAATATGATTGGCATCATTTGAAAACAATCCGTGGAATTTTTGAATCGAAATTATCACGGAAATCACCCATGAATTTGGTGCTAATTCTAAATTTAGCGGCAATTCTTTTTGTGGATTATAGAACAAAAGTGACTTTTCATCTTTTAATTCTAAGGCATAAGTTCCTTCATTGAAAACAAATTTTGCCTTTCCTTTTATGCCAAAGTGAAATTGAATAAGCCCTTGTGTAATAGGCCTTTTTACATAAAAATTTTCATTTCCATCATTCTGAAATCGAATTAAAATAAAATCATTTTCAATTTTTATTTCCTCTTGAGAACCCATAGCGATATTTTTTCGTATATGTTTTTGAAGTCAAGCAAAAATATTATTTAGAACGAGTCTACATAAAGAAGTTACGAGCACTTGATTTCAGTACAAATTTAATAGAATTTACGTTGTATATAGCATTTTGGTTTAAAATATCTCACAGCGATACAAAAAGTCCTTACAGCGTTACTTTTATAAATTGGTTAGTAATATTTTTGTTGAACTTTTTAAGGAAAGTATAATATGGAAAATTTTAATATGACGAAGCACACTTCATTTTACGCCATCGGGTTGAGTTATAAGAAAGCAGATGCTAAGGTAAGAGGGAAATTTAGTTTGGATGCCAAAGCTAAATCGACCTTGCTGATGCAAGCCGAAGCTGAAGGAATTGAATCGCTAATCGTTACTTCAACTTGCAATAGAACCGAAATTTATGGTTTTGCCAATCATCCATATCAGTTAATCAAATTGCTTTGCGAAAACAGTCAAGGAACAGTTGAAGAATTTCAGGAAGTGGCTTATATCTACAAAAATCAAGATGCTGTTAGTCATATGTTCCGTGTTGGAACTGGTTTAGACAGCCAAATTCTTGGAGATTTCGAGATTATCAGTCAATTAAAAATTGCATTTATCCAAAGTAAATCAAACGGATTAGTAAATTCTTTCATGGAAAGACTACTAAATTCAGTTATCCAGGCCAGCAAAAAAATTAAAACGGATACGGAGATTTCAACTGGCGCAACTTCGGTTTCATTTGCTTCGGTACAATATATTATTAGAAACGTAGAAGACATTGCGAATAAAAACATCCTACTTTTCGGAACCGGAAAAATTGGCAGAAACACTTGCGAAAATTTGGTTAAACATACCAAACACGACCATATAACCTTAATCAACAGAACAAAAGATAAAGCGGAGAAACTTGCTCAAAAGCTGGATCTAATCGTAAAAGATTATGCCGATTTGCAGTTAGAATTACAAAAGGCAGATATAGTTGTCGTGGCAACCGGTGCTCAAAACCCAACAATTGACAAAGCAATTTTGAATCTGAAAAAACCATTGTTGATTTTAGATTTATCGATTCCGAAAAATGTAAACGAAAATGTTCAGGATATAGAAGGCGTGACGTTGATTCACCTGGATCATCTTTCCCAAATTACAGATGAAACATTAGAGAATAGAAAACTACACATACCGGCAGCTGAAGCCATCATTGATGAAATCAAAGAAGAATTTACAGCTTGGACAAAAAACAGAAAGTTTGCCCCAACCATTCAGGCGTTGAAAGAAAAATTAAATGCCATTAAAGAAAGTGAGTTGAATGCGCAACGTAAAAAGAATTCCAATTTTGACGAAGAGCAAGCCGAATTAATCAGCAATAAAATCATCCAAAAAATCACAAATCATTTTGTAAATCACCTAAAAGATGGCGATTCAATGGATGAAGGAATTGAGTGGATTGAAAAAGTATTTCAATTGG is part of the Flavobacterium sangjuense genome and harbors:
- the hemH gene encoding ferrochelatase, with the protein product MKGVLLVNLGSPESPTPKDVKPYLDEFLMDKYVIDVPYLLRALLVRGIILQTRPKNSAHAYSQIWTPEGSPLIVFSKKMHQKVEKLVDVPVALAMRYGTMTIQKGLQELKDKGVTEVMLLALYPQYAMASTTTIWALADELQKSHFPEMTITKVPAFYNKPDFIQALANSIKKHLSNFEYDHLLFSYHGIPKRHIRKTDVTKSHCTIDGKCCVTDSPAHEFCYRHQCYETTRQVVELLGIPEGKYSQTFQSRLAGDKWLTPYTDVEINKMPEKGIKKLAVVTPAFVADCLETLEEIAMRANEEFKSHGGEEFFAVPCMNDEDEWCGVVANWIKEWNK
- a CDS encoding lysophospholipid acyltransferase family protein is translated as MEKLISYPISVVYYLCFGLCLVIFHPIQWICLNVFGYQAHKKSVDCLNFFLTKCTNILGTRYTFENRDTIPKDVPIIFVSNHQSLYDIVGIIWYLRRFHAKFVSKKELGKGIPSVSYNLRHGGSILIDRKDPKQAIPLIKEMSEYIEKYKRSAVIFPEGTRSKNGKPKEFAQSGLKILCKYAPSAYVVPITINNSWKMVKFGAFPMGLGNHLQFIIHEAIAVKDFPFDVLMEKTEKAVIQSIKN
- a CDS encoding acyl-ACP desaturase; translated protein: MSTHNIRLEVMQFLENKVEGFMDEFLIPIEKIWQPSDFLPNSEDENFFEEVKELREIAKDLPYDFWVTLVGDTITEEALPTYESWLMDVDGVGQVENNPWSKWVRQWTGEENRHGDLLNKYLYLSGRVNMREVEITTQHLIADGFDIGTGRDPYKNFVYTSFQELATYISHNRVSQIAKQYGDKKLSKICKMIAGDEMRHHHAYSEFVTQIFKVDPSEMLLAFNYMMKQKIVMPAQFLRESGEKISSAFLNFSDSAQRIGVYTASDYVDIMQKLIEKWEIDKLSGLTDEAEKARDYLMKLPARMAKVSERLVIPAESTIFKWVEPAMIK
- a CDS encoding CopD family protein; the encoded protein is MELYNYIKSLHLIFVITWFAGLFYIVRLFVYQIEANDKPSPEKEILQKQYKIMAYRLWYIITWPSAFLAVFFAIWLLLIMPVWLQMPWMQIKLVFVVLLIAYQIKCHLIYKELQNDIFKHSSNFMRLWNEGATIILFAVVFLVILKNAFNWIYGVIGIVLFSVLIMLGFKFYKRIREKNKS
- a CDS encoding HD domain-containing protein, with protein sequence MDSAQLINTTIAFVKEKLENAEGGHDWFHIERVYKNSLLIAQEEDCDITVVKLGALLHDIADSKFHDGDETVGPRTARAFLEAENVSEETIVHVINIIENISFKGGNFGQQFNSKELQIVQDADRLDAIGAIGIARCFNYGGFKNRALYNPAIAPKFNMSKEEYKASESPTLNHFYEKLLLLKDKMNTPTGKKIAEARHKYMENFLSQFYAEWEGEK
- a CDS encoding AraC family transcriptional regulator, with translation MGSQEEIKIENDFILIRFQNDGNENFYVKRPITQGLIQFHFGIKGKAKFVFNEGTYALELKDEKSLLFYNPQKELPLNLELAPNSWVISVIISIQKFHGLFSNDANHIPFLSEENKDRKYYKENDISPSMAIVLSQLFHYNLNPQIKNLYYKGKGYELLSLYFNRSEDPNAEQCPFLVDEENVLKIRKAKEIIITNMAEPPGLEELADKVGLSLKKLKMGFKQIYGDTVYGYLFDHKMDYARQLLDSGSYNVNEVGLKIGYSTGSHFIAAFKKKFATTPKKYLMSLNQNA
- the hemA gene encoding glutamyl-tRNA reductase, encoding MENFNMTKHTSFYAIGLSYKKADAKVRGKFSLDAKAKSTLLMQAEAEGIESLIVTSTCNRTEIYGFANHPYQLIKLLCENSQGTVEEFQEVAYIYKNQDAVSHMFRVGTGLDSQILGDFEIISQLKIAFIQSKSNGLVNSFMERLLNSVIQASKKIKTDTEISTGATSVSFASVQYIIRNVEDIANKNILLFGTGKIGRNTCENLVKHTKHDHITLINRTKDKAEKLAQKLDLIVKDYADLQLELQKADIVVVATGAQNPTIDKAILNLKKPLLILDLSIPKNVNENVQDIEGVTLIHLDHLSQITDETLENRKLHIPAAEAIIDEIKEEFTAWTKNRKFAPTIQALKEKLNAIKESELNAQRKKNSNFDEEQAELISNKIIQKITNHFVNHLKDGDSMDEGIEWIEKVFQLEQEKSFF
- a CDS encoding sensor histidine kinase, yielding MIILILIASILMASISIIQFKNEAKDYHQKRLDQKEFAIKEHINYVLANTTYPLTEKNLPLIFKDKIHELADIHNLEINIYGLNGMLLKSSKASFSVDKVAPPIPNYVLKLVQSSVEKRYVDIKSVNGVKNRSSYSQIKDDKFKPLGILNIPYVEDDGFYETELQQFLLRLSQVYSFMLIIAFALAYFLASYITKSLKTISDKINETSLNQKNEKIVIEANSREINSLINAYNQMVDKLEDSATMLAQSEREQAWREMAKQVAHEIKNPLTPMRLTVQSFQRKFDANDPELKQKLNDYSKTLIQQIDTMSAVASAFSNFASMPAQQNETLNVVQVVELALDIFNEDFIVFKSNKEYVISKLDRTQLIRIITNLVKNAIQSIPDEQEEKKVLVSVNEVENDVIITVEDNGIGIDSENIDHVFEPKFTTKTSGMGLGLGIIKNIIENYKGTITFETELGKGTTFFVSLPIVK
- a CDS encoding enoyl-CoA hydratase/isomerase family protein, with product MNFENILVAVENGIGQITINRPSKLNALNVATIQELHDAFESLESNTDVRVIIITGEGEKAFVAGADISEFANFSIEEGAQLAAQGQELLFDFVENLKKPTIAAVNGFALGGGLELAMACHFRIASDNAKMGLPEVSLGVIPGYGGTQRLPQLIGKGRAMEMIMTAGMVSAEDAFRAGLVNHVVPQAELLDFTKGIATRIMRNSPFAIGRAIKCVNANFKEGINGYETEIRNFGKCFGTEDFKEGTTAFLEKRKAEFKGK